The proteins below are encoded in one region of Drosophila santomea strain STO CAGO 1482 chromosome 3R, Prin_Dsan_1.1, whole genome shotgun sequence:
- the LOC120453995 gene encoding transcription intermediary factor 1-alpha isoform X2: MDMDLEQLKNDFLPLIAGIKQEQLDAVPTDVLPQMSTPSTASGAPTTSSLSSSSLSLSNPCDSAEKRSESNSSASAKFTLFKCVYCAQLLGSNDRPKLLECLHVACAQCVSTKFSELDRSLPPLIHCPVCDNASQQEFIVDNQFLIEQCTAGDSGDGVGLLGLTGEGQKSSAAASIQCSSCSDGAVATSWCVDCSEYICDSCVQAHQRLKITKDHTIKPKDEANNEQLAGAAGVDKLHMCQLHPQEKLSLFCETCDKLTCRDCQLSDHRDHKYKFAHEIATESRQALSTLVSEINYKRFLLSSATKVIDDRQQLIHDKKKDLIKEITAMAVKITNTVNTRGKQLIMRLNEVCDSKLKVLVEKKETLQLLSDNTDHCIDFMQNALEKGSDFAILSSKKSLVRHLQKLKCQRADIPNPEIPVRIQVQLNQVSDLQKVISQLGIIIVDGKPYPPTPSPNGTPQPQHPPRQPPSPNMAPPLRPGLPPGMSAGLSPNGPPVNFGPQNGPPLYSNAAQQQFNNLSMSRSFPGDGSGKVRFGGMPPVGMQRHGQPHVSSSTHPQNMDISLRGLLNNQAAQSPNAHMAFNGPPSYPGGPQGAPAPAHQPMGPQMRPHFMPGQQGFSQGGGPGGGPRDANFMNSNARFQSQYQRMANHAQQAAAAAAMAGAAGGGGGQIPSPGALQRPQMMSNPMQNVSAMQNSLGFHGSQAGFNTGPPQTSPQLSGGGMHSLAKWHIPQSAQQSNMCSQQGPLLPFANGRQTSENFKISLKSPNTLKNSTPPSLGGGGAGHPGHGNGSSSAQLNAAALGLGPAVSILSNVTSTNPKTPSPSTHENTKDFTEPIDKVRDDSINDLIATIAKLDSNGVQVLPEGRTKTTSPQVHSSTDLSNTQEVNNKNEQKDDPNEDWCAVCLDGGELMCCDKCPKVFHQNCHIPAISSLPDESESWQCLLCVNLKELTKAEGSEKNSSGELSALELRILQRICLELYCQYEQSLNFREPESPANTSYYEIVSSPMSLDVIRTRLDPSSPNHYKDIAGFVSDVRLIFSNTYLFYQDTKTYSNAKYLENFFEEQLAKWLPQFEGSKPLSKRNTSNSPALLGVNATGSPSPIENGRKSCGSASLGDSDGGCLPAKRARRSAHE; encoded by the exons ATGGACATGGATTTGGAGCAGCTAAAGAACGACTTCCTGCCGTTGATCGCCGGAAtcaagcaggagcagctggacgCCGTACCCACGGATGTCCTGCCCCAGATGAGCACACCCAGCACGGCCAGCGGTGCGCCCACCACCTCGTCCTTGAGCTCCTCTTCGCTGAGCCTGAGTAATCCCTGCGACAGTGCTGAGAAAAGG TCAGAGTCAAACTCTTCCGCATCAGCCAAGTTCACCCTATTCAAGTGCGTTTACTGCGCGCAACTCCTCGGATCCAATGATCGACCCAAATTGCTAGAATGCCTCCACGTGGCTTGTGCCCAGTGCGTGAGCACCAAGTTCTCGGAGCTGGACCGCTCGCTGCCACCATTGATCCATTGTCCCGTATGCGACAATGCGTCGCAGCAGGAGTTTATCGTGGACAACCAGTTCCTCATCGAGCAGTGCACCGCCGGAGACAGTGGTGATGGGGTCGGTCTTCTGGGCTTGACAGGCGAAGGTCAGAAGAGCTCCGCTGCGGCGAGCATCCAATGCAGCAGCTGTTCCGATGGTGCAGTGGCCACGTCGTGGTGCGTTGACTGCTCGGAGTACATTTGCGACAGTTGTGTGCAGGCTCACCAGCGCCTGAAGATCACTAAGGACCACACGATTAAGCCCAAAGACGAGGCCAACAACGAGCAGCTGGCCGGAGCTGCCGGGGTGGACAAGCTGCACATGTGCCAGTTGCACCCACAGGAGAAGCTTTCGTTGTTTTGCGAGACCTGCGACAAGCTTACTTGTCGTGATTGCCAGTTGAGCGACCATCGGGATCACAAATACAAGTTTGCCCACGAGATTGCCACGGAGTCAAGACAGGCGCTGTCCACCCTTGTTTCCGAAATCAACTACAAACGCTTCCTTCTCTCCTCGGCTACCAAGGTGATCGATGACCGCCAACAGCTGATCCACGACAAGAAGAAGGACCTCATCAAGGAGATCACAGCCATGGCGGTCAAGATCACCAATACGGTTAATACCCGAGGCAAGCAGCTAATCATGAGATTAAACGAGGTGTGCGACAGTAAACTCAAGGTGCTGGTGGAAAAGAAGGAGACGCTACAATTGCTGTCTGACAACACGGACCACTGCATCGATTTTATGCAAAACGCTTTGGAGAAGGGCAGTGATTTCGCTATCCTCTCGAGCAAAAAGTCTCTGGTGCGTCACCTGCAGAAGCTCAAGTGCCAGAGGGCGGATATCCCCAACCCGGAAATCCCAGTGCGCATTCAAGTTCAGCTTAACCAGGTTTCCGATCTTCAGAAGGTAATCTCGCAGCTGGGCATCATAATCGTGGATGGCAAACCATATCCGCCCACGCCCTCGCCCAACGGAACCCCTCAGCCGCAGCACCCACCTCGCCAGCCTCCCAGCCCGAACATGGCGCCACCCCTGCGTCCTGGTCTTCCACCCGGAATGTCCGCTGGCCTCTCGCCGAACGGACCGCCCGTCAACTTTGGACCGCAGAACGGACCGCCGCTCTACAGCAATGCTGCCCAGCAGCAGTTCAACAATCTGTCCATGAGTCGCTCCTTTCCGGGTGACGGGTCAGGTAAGG TTCGCTTCGGGGGAATGCCACCAGTGGGCATGCAGCGACACGGACAACCGCACGTGAGCTCCTCCACGCATCCGCAGAATATGG ACATCAGCCTGCGGGGCCTGCTGAACAACCAGGCAGCACAGAGCCCGAATGCCCATATGGCATTCAATGGACCGCCCAGCTATCCGGGTGGGCCGCAAGGAGCCCCGGCTCCTGCGCACCAACCGATGGGTCCGCAGATGCGTCCGCATTTTATGCCCGGCCAGCAGGGTTTCTCGCAGGGCGGTGGTCCAGGAGGCGGTCCGCGGGACGCCAACTTTATGAACAGCAACGCGCGCTTCCAGTCGCAGTATCAGCGTATGGCCAACCACGCTCAGCAGGCGGCGGCTGCAGCGGCCATGGCCGGAGCGGCGGGGGGCGGAGGCGGCCAAATCCCTTCGCCGGGTGCACTGCAGCGACCCCAGATGATGTCCAATCCCATGCAGAATGTGAGTGCCATGCAGAAT TCGTTGGGGTTTCATGGGAGCCAGGCTGGCTTTAATACCGGCCCACCGCAGACCTCCCCGCAGTTAAGCGGCGGAGGCATGCACAGCCTGGCCAAGTGGCACATCCCGCAATCCGCTCAACAGTCGAACA TGTGTTCGCAACAAGGTccccttttgccttttgcgaATGGTCGCCAGACATCggaaaattttaaaatctCACTCAAATCCCCAAACACGCTCAAAAATAGCACCCCGCCCAGCCTGGGGGGCGGTGGTGCGGGTCACCCGGGCCACGGAAACGGCTCCTCCAGCGCCCAACTGAACGCAGCTGCCCTGGGATTGGGGCCAGCCGTTTCGATACTCTCTAACGTCACCTCGACGAATCCAAAGACGCCCAGTCCCAGCACTCATGAG AACACCAAGGACTTCACCGAGCCCATTGACAAGGTGCGGGATGACTCAATCAACGATCTTATTGCAACCATAGCCAAGCTAGACTCAAATGGGGTGCAGGTGTTGCCGGAGGGTCGCACAAAGACCACCTCGCCACAGGTGCACAGCTCTACGGATCTGTCCAACACACAGGAAG ttaataataaaaacgaacaaaaagaTGATCCCAACGAGGACTGGTGCGCCGTCTGTCTGGATGGAGGAGAGCTGATGTGCTGCGACAAGTGTCCCAAGGTTTTTCACCAGAACTGTCACATCCCCGCGATCAGCTCGCTGCCGGACGAAAGCGAGAGCTGGCAGTGCCTGCTGTGCGTTAACCTCAAGGAGCTGACCAAGGCGGAGGGAAGTGAAAAGAACTCCTCCGGCGAGCTGAGCGCCCTGGAGCTCCGCATCCTGCAGCGCATCTGTCTAGAATTGTACTGCCAGTACGAGCAGAGTCTCAATTTCCGGGAGCCGGAGTCGCCAGCCAATACATCCTATTACGAGATTGTTTCCAG TCCCATGTCGTTAGATGTTATTCGCACCCGCCTGGATCCATCCAGTCCCAACCACTACAAGGATATCGCAGGCTTCGTGTCCGACGTGCGTTTAATATTCTCCAACACGTACCTCTTTTATCAG GACACGAAAACTTACTCCAATGCCAAGTATTTGGAAAACTTCTTCGAGGAGCAGCTAGCTAAGTGGTTGCCGCAATTTGAGGGCAGCAAGCCACTAAGTAAGCGCAATACCTCAAACTCGCCGGCGCTGTTAGGTGTGAATGCAACTGGTTCGCCGTCGCCCATCGAAAACGGAAGAAAAAGCTGCGGCTCGGCATCATTAGGTGACAGCGATGGTGGCTGCTTGCCGGCCAAGAGGGCGAGACGATCGGCGCACGAATAG
- the LOC120453995 gene encoding transcription intermediary factor 1-alpha isoform X4 → MDMDLEQLKNDFLPLIAGIKQEQLDAVPTDVLPQMSTPSTASGAPTTSSLSSSSLSLSNPCDSAEKRSESNSSASAKFTLFKCVYCAQLLGSNDRPKLLECLHVACAQCVSTKFSELDRSLPPLIHCPVCDNASQQEFIVDNQFLIEQCTAGDSGDGVGLLGLTGEGQKSSAAASIQCSSCSDGAVATSWCVDCSEYICDSCVQAHQRLKITKDHTIKPKDEANNEQLAGAAGVDKLHMCQLHPQEKLSLFCETCDKLTCRDCQLSDHRDHKYKFAHEIATESRQALSTLVSEINYKRFLLSSATKVIDDRQQLIHDKKKDLIKEITAMAVKITNTVNTRGKQLIMRLNEVCDSKLKVLVEKKETLQLLSDNTDHCIDFMQNALEKGSDFAILSSKKSLVRHLQKLKCQRADIPNPEIPVRIQVQLNQVSDLQKVISQLGIIIVDGKPYPPTPSPNGTPQPQHPPRQPPSPNMAPPLRPGLPPGMSAGLSPNGPPVNFGPQNGPPLYSNAAQQQFNNLSMSRSFPGDGSGKVRFGGMPPVGMQRHGQPHVSSSTHPQNMDISLRGLLNNQAAQSPNAHMAFNGPPSYPGGPQGAPAPAHQPMGPQMRPHFMPGQQGFSQGGGPGGGPRDANFMNSNARFQSQYQRMANHAQQAAAAAAMAGAAGGGGGQIPSPGALQRPQMMSNPMQNSLGFHGSQAGFNTGPPQTSPQLSGGGMHSLAKWHIPQSAQQSNMCSQQGPLLPFANGRQTSENFKISLKSPNTLKNSTPPSLGGGGAGHPGHGNGSSSAQLNAAALGLGPAVSILSNVTSTNPKTPSPSTHENTKDFTEPIDKVRDDSINDLIATIAKLDSNGVQVLPEGRTKTTSPQVHSSTDLSNTQEVNNKNEQKDDPNEDWCAVCLDGGELMCCDKCPKVFHQNCHIPAISSLPDESESWQCLLCVNLKELTKAEGSEKNSSGELSALELRILQRICLELYCQYEQSLNFREPESPANTSYYEIVSSPMSLDVIRTRLDPSSPNHYKDIAGFVSDVRLIFSNTYLFYQEDTKTYSNAKYLENFFEEQLAKWLPQFEGSKPLSKRNTSNSPALLGVNATGSPSPIENGRKSCGSASLGDSDGGCLPAKRARRSAHE, encoded by the exons ATGGACATGGATTTGGAGCAGCTAAAGAACGACTTCCTGCCGTTGATCGCCGGAAtcaagcaggagcagctggacgCCGTACCCACGGATGTCCTGCCCCAGATGAGCACACCCAGCACGGCCAGCGGTGCGCCCACCACCTCGTCCTTGAGCTCCTCTTCGCTGAGCCTGAGTAATCCCTGCGACAGTGCTGAGAAAAGG TCAGAGTCAAACTCTTCCGCATCAGCCAAGTTCACCCTATTCAAGTGCGTTTACTGCGCGCAACTCCTCGGATCCAATGATCGACCCAAATTGCTAGAATGCCTCCACGTGGCTTGTGCCCAGTGCGTGAGCACCAAGTTCTCGGAGCTGGACCGCTCGCTGCCACCATTGATCCATTGTCCCGTATGCGACAATGCGTCGCAGCAGGAGTTTATCGTGGACAACCAGTTCCTCATCGAGCAGTGCACCGCCGGAGACAGTGGTGATGGGGTCGGTCTTCTGGGCTTGACAGGCGAAGGTCAGAAGAGCTCCGCTGCGGCGAGCATCCAATGCAGCAGCTGTTCCGATGGTGCAGTGGCCACGTCGTGGTGCGTTGACTGCTCGGAGTACATTTGCGACAGTTGTGTGCAGGCTCACCAGCGCCTGAAGATCACTAAGGACCACACGATTAAGCCCAAAGACGAGGCCAACAACGAGCAGCTGGCCGGAGCTGCCGGGGTGGACAAGCTGCACATGTGCCAGTTGCACCCACAGGAGAAGCTTTCGTTGTTTTGCGAGACCTGCGACAAGCTTACTTGTCGTGATTGCCAGTTGAGCGACCATCGGGATCACAAATACAAGTTTGCCCACGAGATTGCCACGGAGTCAAGACAGGCGCTGTCCACCCTTGTTTCCGAAATCAACTACAAACGCTTCCTTCTCTCCTCGGCTACCAAGGTGATCGATGACCGCCAACAGCTGATCCACGACAAGAAGAAGGACCTCATCAAGGAGATCACAGCCATGGCGGTCAAGATCACCAATACGGTTAATACCCGAGGCAAGCAGCTAATCATGAGATTAAACGAGGTGTGCGACAGTAAACTCAAGGTGCTGGTGGAAAAGAAGGAGACGCTACAATTGCTGTCTGACAACACGGACCACTGCATCGATTTTATGCAAAACGCTTTGGAGAAGGGCAGTGATTTCGCTATCCTCTCGAGCAAAAAGTCTCTGGTGCGTCACCTGCAGAAGCTCAAGTGCCAGAGGGCGGATATCCCCAACCCGGAAATCCCAGTGCGCATTCAAGTTCAGCTTAACCAGGTTTCCGATCTTCAGAAGGTAATCTCGCAGCTGGGCATCATAATCGTGGATGGCAAACCATATCCGCCCACGCCCTCGCCCAACGGAACCCCTCAGCCGCAGCACCCACCTCGCCAGCCTCCCAGCCCGAACATGGCGCCACCCCTGCGTCCTGGTCTTCCACCCGGAATGTCCGCTGGCCTCTCGCCGAACGGACCGCCCGTCAACTTTGGACCGCAGAACGGACCGCCGCTCTACAGCAATGCTGCCCAGCAGCAGTTCAACAATCTGTCCATGAGTCGCTCCTTTCCGGGTGACGGGTCAGGTAAGG TTCGCTTCGGGGGAATGCCACCAGTGGGCATGCAGCGACACGGACAACCGCACGTGAGCTCCTCCACGCATCCGCAGAATATGG ACATCAGCCTGCGGGGCCTGCTGAACAACCAGGCAGCACAGAGCCCGAATGCCCATATGGCATTCAATGGACCGCCCAGCTATCCGGGTGGGCCGCAAGGAGCCCCGGCTCCTGCGCACCAACCGATGGGTCCGCAGATGCGTCCGCATTTTATGCCCGGCCAGCAGGGTTTCTCGCAGGGCGGTGGTCCAGGAGGCGGTCCGCGGGACGCCAACTTTATGAACAGCAACGCGCGCTTCCAGTCGCAGTATCAGCGTATGGCCAACCACGCTCAGCAGGCGGCGGCTGCAGCGGCCATGGCCGGAGCGGCGGGGGGCGGAGGCGGCCAAATCCCTTCGCCGGGTGCACTGCAGCGACCCCAGATGATGTCCAATCCCATGCAGAAT TCGTTGGGGTTTCATGGGAGCCAGGCTGGCTTTAATACCGGCCCACCGCAGACCTCCCCGCAGTTAAGCGGCGGAGGCATGCACAGCCTGGCCAAGTGGCACATCCCGCAATCCGCTCAACAGTCGAACA TGTGTTCGCAACAAGGTccccttttgccttttgcgaATGGTCGCCAGACATCggaaaattttaaaatctCACTCAAATCCCCAAACACGCTCAAAAATAGCACCCCGCCCAGCCTGGGGGGCGGTGGTGCGGGTCACCCGGGCCACGGAAACGGCTCCTCCAGCGCCCAACTGAACGCAGCTGCCCTGGGATTGGGGCCAGCCGTTTCGATACTCTCTAACGTCACCTCGACGAATCCAAAGACGCCCAGTCCCAGCACTCATGAG AACACCAAGGACTTCACCGAGCCCATTGACAAGGTGCGGGATGACTCAATCAACGATCTTATTGCAACCATAGCCAAGCTAGACTCAAATGGGGTGCAGGTGTTGCCGGAGGGTCGCACAAAGACCACCTCGCCACAGGTGCACAGCTCTACGGATCTGTCCAACACACAGGAAG ttaataataaaaacgaacaaaaagaTGATCCCAACGAGGACTGGTGCGCCGTCTGTCTGGATGGAGGAGAGCTGATGTGCTGCGACAAGTGTCCCAAGGTTTTTCACCAGAACTGTCACATCCCCGCGATCAGCTCGCTGCCGGACGAAAGCGAGAGCTGGCAGTGCCTGCTGTGCGTTAACCTCAAGGAGCTGACCAAGGCGGAGGGAAGTGAAAAGAACTCCTCCGGCGAGCTGAGCGCCCTGGAGCTCCGCATCCTGCAGCGCATCTGTCTAGAATTGTACTGCCAGTACGAGCAGAGTCTCAATTTCCGGGAGCCGGAGTCGCCAGCCAATACATCCTATTACGAGATTGTTTCCAG TCCCATGTCGTTAGATGTTATTCGCACCCGCCTGGATCCATCCAGTCCCAACCACTACAAGGATATCGCAGGCTTCGTGTCCGACGTGCGTTTAATATTCTCCAACACGTACCTCTTTTATCAG GAGGACACGAAAACTTACTCCAATGCCAAGTATTTGGAAAACTTCTTCGAGGAGCAGCTAGCTAAGTGGTTGCCGCAATTTGAGGGCAGCAAGCCACTAAGTAAGCGCAATACCTCAAACTCGCCGGCGCTGTTAGGTGTGAATGCAACTGGTTCGCCGTCGCCCATCGAAAACGGAAGAAAAAGCTGCGGCTCGGCATCATTAGGTGACAGCGATGGTGGCTGCTTGCCGGCCAAGAGGGCGAGACGATCGGCGCACGAATAG
- the LOC120453995 gene encoding transcription intermediary factor 1-alpha isoform X8: MDMDLEQLKNDFLPLIAGIKQEQLDAVPTDVLPQMSTPSTASGAPTTSSLSSSSLSLSNPCDSAEKRSESNSSASAKFTLFKCVYCAQLLGSNDRPKLLECLHVACAQCVSTKFSELDRSLPPLIHCPVCDNASQQEFIVDNQFLIEQCTAGDSGDGVGLLGLTGEGQKSSAAASIQCSSCSDGAVATSWCVDCSEYICDSCVQAHQRLKITKDHTIKPKDEANNEQLAGAAGVDKLHMCQLHPQEKLSLFCETCDKLTCRDCQLSDHRDHKYKFAHEIATESRQALSTLVSEINYKRFLLSSATKVIDDRQQLIHDKKKDLIKEITAMAVKITNTVNTRGKQLIMRLNEVCDSKLKVLVEKKETLQLLSDNTDHCIDFMQNALEKGSDFAILSSKKSLVRHLQKLKCQRADIPNPEIPVRIQVQLNQVSDLQKVISQLGIIIVDGKPYPPTPSPNGTPQPQHPPRQPPSPNMAPPLRPGLPPGMSAGLSPNGPPVNFGPQNGPPLYSNAAQQQFNNLSMSRSFPGDGSGKVRFGGMPPVGMQRHGQPHVSSSTHPQNMDISLRGLLNNQAAQSPNAHMAFNGPPSYPGGPQGAPAPAHQPMGPQMRPHFMPGQQGFSQGGGPGGGPRDANFMNSNARFQSQYQRMANHAQQAAAAAAMAGAAGGGGGQIPSPGALQRPQMMSNPMQNSLGFHGSQAGFNTGPPQTSPQLSGGGMHSLAKWHIPQSAQQSNMCSQQGPLLPFANGRQTSENFKISLKSPNTLKNSTPPSLGGGGAGHPGHGNGSSSAQLNAAALGLGPAVSILSNVTSTNPKTPSPSTHENTKDFTEPIDKVRDDSINDLIATIAKLDSNGVQVLPEGRTKTTSPQVHSSTDLSNTQEDDPNEDWCAVCLDGGELMCCDKCPKVFHQNCHIPAISSLPDESESWQCLLCVNLKELTKAEGSEKNSSGELSALELRILQRICLELYCQYEQSLNFREPESPANTSYYEIVSSPMSLDVIRTRLDPSSPNHYKDIAGFVSDVRLIFSNTYLFYQEDTKTYSNAKYLENFFEEQLAKWLPQFEGSKPLSKRNTSNSPALLGVNATGSPSPIENGRKSCGSASLGDSDGGCLPAKRARRSAHE; this comes from the exons ATGGACATGGATTTGGAGCAGCTAAAGAACGACTTCCTGCCGTTGATCGCCGGAAtcaagcaggagcagctggacgCCGTACCCACGGATGTCCTGCCCCAGATGAGCACACCCAGCACGGCCAGCGGTGCGCCCACCACCTCGTCCTTGAGCTCCTCTTCGCTGAGCCTGAGTAATCCCTGCGACAGTGCTGAGAAAAGG TCAGAGTCAAACTCTTCCGCATCAGCCAAGTTCACCCTATTCAAGTGCGTTTACTGCGCGCAACTCCTCGGATCCAATGATCGACCCAAATTGCTAGAATGCCTCCACGTGGCTTGTGCCCAGTGCGTGAGCACCAAGTTCTCGGAGCTGGACCGCTCGCTGCCACCATTGATCCATTGTCCCGTATGCGACAATGCGTCGCAGCAGGAGTTTATCGTGGACAACCAGTTCCTCATCGAGCAGTGCACCGCCGGAGACAGTGGTGATGGGGTCGGTCTTCTGGGCTTGACAGGCGAAGGTCAGAAGAGCTCCGCTGCGGCGAGCATCCAATGCAGCAGCTGTTCCGATGGTGCAGTGGCCACGTCGTGGTGCGTTGACTGCTCGGAGTACATTTGCGACAGTTGTGTGCAGGCTCACCAGCGCCTGAAGATCACTAAGGACCACACGATTAAGCCCAAAGACGAGGCCAACAACGAGCAGCTGGCCGGAGCTGCCGGGGTGGACAAGCTGCACATGTGCCAGTTGCACCCACAGGAGAAGCTTTCGTTGTTTTGCGAGACCTGCGACAAGCTTACTTGTCGTGATTGCCAGTTGAGCGACCATCGGGATCACAAATACAAGTTTGCCCACGAGATTGCCACGGAGTCAAGACAGGCGCTGTCCACCCTTGTTTCCGAAATCAACTACAAACGCTTCCTTCTCTCCTCGGCTACCAAGGTGATCGATGACCGCCAACAGCTGATCCACGACAAGAAGAAGGACCTCATCAAGGAGATCACAGCCATGGCGGTCAAGATCACCAATACGGTTAATACCCGAGGCAAGCAGCTAATCATGAGATTAAACGAGGTGTGCGACAGTAAACTCAAGGTGCTGGTGGAAAAGAAGGAGACGCTACAATTGCTGTCTGACAACACGGACCACTGCATCGATTTTATGCAAAACGCTTTGGAGAAGGGCAGTGATTTCGCTATCCTCTCGAGCAAAAAGTCTCTGGTGCGTCACCTGCAGAAGCTCAAGTGCCAGAGGGCGGATATCCCCAACCCGGAAATCCCAGTGCGCATTCAAGTTCAGCTTAACCAGGTTTCCGATCTTCAGAAGGTAATCTCGCAGCTGGGCATCATAATCGTGGATGGCAAACCATATCCGCCCACGCCCTCGCCCAACGGAACCCCTCAGCCGCAGCACCCACCTCGCCAGCCTCCCAGCCCGAACATGGCGCCACCCCTGCGTCCTGGTCTTCCACCCGGAATGTCCGCTGGCCTCTCGCCGAACGGACCGCCCGTCAACTTTGGACCGCAGAACGGACCGCCGCTCTACAGCAATGCTGCCCAGCAGCAGTTCAACAATCTGTCCATGAGTCGCTCCTTTCCGGGTGACGGGTCAGGTAAGG TTCGCTTCGGGGGAATGCCACCAGTGGGCATGCAGCGACACGGACAACCGCACGTGAGCTCCTCCACGCATCCGCAGAATATGG ACATCAGCCTGCGGGGCCTGCTGAACAACCAGGCAGCACAGAGCCCGAATGCCCATATGGCATTCAATGGACCGCCCAGCTATCCGGGTGGGCCGCAAGGAGCCCCGGCTCCTGCGCACCAACCGATGGGTCCGCAGATGCGTCCGCATTTTATGCCCGGCCAGCAGGGTTTCTCGCAGGGCGGTGGTCCAGGAGGCGGTCCGCGGGACGCCAACTTTATGAACAGCAACGCGCGCTTCCAGTCGCAGTATCAGCGTATGGCCAACCACGCTCAGCAGGCGGCGGCTGCAGCGGCCATGGCCGGAGCGGCGGGGGGCGGAGGCGGCCAAATCCCTTCGCCGGGTGCACTGCAGCGACCCCAGATGATGTCCAATCCCATGCAGAAT TCGTTGGGGTTTCATGGGAGCCAGGCTGGCTTTAATACCGGCCCACCGCAGACCTCCCCGCAGTTAAGCGGCGGAGGCATGCACAGCCTGGCCAAGTGGCACATCCCGCAATCCGCTCAACAGTCGAACA TGTGTTCGCAACAAGGTccccttttgccttttgcgaATGGTCGCCAGACATCggaaaattttaaaatctCACTCAAATCCCCAAACACGCTCAAAAATAGCACCCCGCCCAGCCTGGGGGGCGGTGGTGCGGGTCACCCGGGCCACGGAAACGGCTCCTCCAGCGCCCAACTGAACGCAGCTGCCCTGGGATTGGGGCCAGCCGTTTCGATACTCTCTAACGTCACCTCGACGAATCCAAAGACGCCCAGTCCCAGCACTCATGAG AACACCAAGGACTTCACCGAGCCCATTGACAAGGTGCGGGATGACTCAATCAACGATCTTATTGCAACCATAGCCAAGCTAGACTCAAATGGGGTGCAGGTGTTGCCGGAGGGTCGCACAAAGACCACCTCGCCACAGGTGCACAGCTCTACGGATCTGTCCAACACACAGGAAG aTGATCCCAACGAGGACTGGTGCGCCGTCTGTCTGGATGGAGGAGAGCTGATGTGCTGCGACAAGTGTCCCAAGGTTTTTCACCAGAACTGTCACATCCCCGCGATCAGCTCGCTGCCGGACGAAAGCGAGAGCTGGCAGTGCCTGCTGTGCGTTAACCTCAAGGAGCTGACCAAGGCGGAGGGAAGTGAAAAGAACTCCTCCGGCGAGCTGAGCGCCCTGGAGCTCCGCATCCTGCAGCGCATCTGTCTAGAATTGTACTGCCAGTACGAGCAGAGTCTCAATTTCCGGGAGCCGGAGTCGCCAGCCAATACATCCTATTACGAGATTGTTTCCAG TCCCATGTCGTTAGATGTTATTCGCACCCGCCTGGATCCATCCAGTCCCAACCACTACAAGGATATCGCAGGCTTCGTGTCCGACGTGCGTTTAATATTCTCCAACACGTACCTCTTTTATCAG GAGGACACGAAAACTTACTCCAATGCCAAGTATTTGGAAAACTTCTTCGAGGAGCAGCTAGCTAAGTGGTTGCCGCAATTTGAGGGCAGCAAGCCACTAAGTAAGCGCAATACCTCAAACTCGCCGGCGCTGTTAGGTGTGAATGCAACTGGTTCGCCGTCGCCCATCGAAAACGGAAGAAAAAGCTGCGGCTCGGCATCATTAGGTGACAGCGATGGTGGCTGCTTGCCGGCCAAGAGGGCGAGACGATCGGCGCACGAATAG